A DNA window from Hymenobacter aquaticus contains the following coding sequences:
- the rho gene encoding transcription termination factor Rho has translation MYNIEELKDRLLSELKEIAEELNVGNFKKLSKQDLIYKILDQQAITPADKLPKKIKPADEQPVAAPLAFSDVAVAAAPAELPATVAVAPAPARANSRAPRTTPPRRNTAAPVAAAAVAAVAEAPVAVAEPVAVEAAAEPAAPAEATSRPIKPYQRPERRSRSEARNRTEEEPVAVAETEAESQNNPTAEVEPAAPAEAVAAPEALVAPAVVREPRPEQLNGHPREQRESRDGGREPRDFRENREPRENRDGGREPREAREQRADAPREYRNDVPREGRDQRDARPLRDTPREQREPRPEREGREGREGRREDRFAARDQQRQLRQGGEGRAQGEPRQGEQAQQRPRNDFDIVIPSEGTLEMMPDGGYGFLRSPFYNYLASPDDIYVAPQQVKQFALKAGDTVKCTIRPPREGEKYFALVGVEGINGRTLEEARDRIPFSNLTPLFAEERLKLSTKSSQLSTRILDLFAPIGKGQRGLIVAQPKTGKTVLLQEIANSISENHPEVYLIILLIDERPEEVTDMARSVKAEVLSSTFDETADRHVKIASIALEKAKRLVECGHDVVILLDSITRLARAYNTVQPASGKILSGGVDANALHKPKRFFGAARNVENGGSLTIIATALIETGSKMDEVIFEEFKGTGNMELQLDRKLANKRIFPAIDVPASGTRREDLLMSKDELNRIWVLRKFMADMTASEAMEFLKDRMKGTKDNEEFLLSMNG, from the coding sequence ATGTACAATATTGAAGAGTTGAAGGACCGTCTACTTTCCGAACTCAAGGAAATAGCGGAAGAGCTGAATGTCGGTAACTTCAAGAAACTCAGCAAGCAGGATCTGATTTACAAGATTCTGGATCAGCAGGCCATCACGCCAGCCGACAAGCTCCCCAAAAAAATCAAACCAGCCGACGAGCAGCCCGTGGCCGCGCCCTTGGCTTTTTCCGATGTGGCCGTTGCCGCCGCTCCCGCCGAGCTGCCCGCCACCGTGGCGGTAGCCCCGGCTCCGGCCCGAGCCAACTCGCGGGCCCCGCGCACCACGCCCCCCCGCCGTAATACCGCCGCTCCCGTGGCCGCTGCCGCCGTAGCCGCCGTGGCGGAAGCCCCGGTAGCCGTAGCAGAACCCGTAGCCGTGGAAGCAGCGGCAGAGCCGGCCGCTCCCGCGGAAGCCACCAGCCGCCCCATCAAACCATATCAGCGGCCCGAGCGCCGTTCCCGCTCGGAAGCGCGCAACCGCACGGAGGAAGAGCCGGTTGCCGTTGCGGAGACCGAAGCCGAAAGTCAGAATAATCCTACTGCGGAAGTAGAGCCCGCCGCCCCGGCCGAAGCCGTAGCTGCCCCCGAAGCATTGGTGGCCCCGGCCGTAGTGCGCGAGCCTCGCCCCGAGCAGCTGAACGGGCATCCGCGCGAACAGCGGGAGAGCCGCGACGGTGGCCGCGAGCCGCGCGACTTCCGCGAAAACCGGGAGCCCCGCGAAAACCGCGACGGTGGCCGCGAGCCGCGGGAAGCCCGCGAGCAGCGCGCCGACGCCCCCCGCGAATACCGCAACGACGTGCCCCGCGAAGGCCGCGACCAGCGCGACGCCCGCCCCCTGCGCGACACGCCCCGGGAGCAGCGGGAGCCCCGTCCTGAGCGCGAAGGCCGCGAAGGCCGCGAAGGTCGGCGCGAAGACCGGTTTGCCGCCCGCGACCAGCAGCGCCAACTGCGGCAGGGTGGCGAAGGCCGCGCCCAGGGTGAGCCCCGCCAGGGCGAGCAGGCCCAGCAGCGCCCCCGCAACGATTTTGACATCGTTATTCCCAGCGAAGGCACCCTAGAAATGATGCCCGACGGCGGCTACGGCTTCCTCCGGTCGCCGTTCTATAACTACCTCGCCTCGCCCGACGATATTTACGTGGCGCCCCAGCAGGTAAAGCAGTTTGCTCTGAAAGCCGGCGACACGGTAAAGTGCACAATTCGCCCGCCGCGGGAAGGGGAGAAGTACTTCGCCCTGGTGGGCGTGGAAGGCATCAACGGCCGCACGCTGGAGGAAGCCCGGGACCGTATCCCGTTCAGCAACCTCACGCCGCTGTTTGCCGAGGAGCGCCTGAAGCTCTCGACCAAGTCGAGCCAGCTGAGCACCCGCATTCTGGACTTGTTTGCCCCCATCGGCAAAGGCCAGCGCGGTTTGATCGTGGCCCAGCCCAAAACCGGTAAAACGGTGCTGCTGCAGGAAATTGCCAACTCGATTTCCGAAAACCACCCCGAAGTTTACCTCATCATCCTGCTGATTGATGAGCGTCCGGAAGAAGTAACGGACATGGCCCGCTCGGTGAAAGCCGAGGTGCTGAGCTCCACCTTCGACGAAACGGCCGACCGCCACGTGAAAATTGCCAGCATTGCCCTCGAAAAGGCCAAGCGCCTCGTGGAGTGCGGGCACGACGTGGTAATTCTGCTCGACTCGATTACCCGCCTGGCCCGCGCCTATAACACGGTGCAGCCGGCTTCGGGCAAGATCCTGTCGGGTGGTGTGGACGCCAATGCCCTGCACAAGCCCAAGCGCTTCTTCGGCGCGGCCCGCAACGTGGAGAATGGCGGCTCCCTGACCATCATTGCCACGGCCCTGATTGAAACCGGCTCCAAGATGGACGAGGTTATCTTTGAGGAATTCAAAGGCACCGGCAACATGGAGCTGCAGCTGGACCGCAAGCTGGCCAACAAGCGCATCTTCCCGGCCATCGACGTGCCGGCCTCCGGTACGCGCCGCGAAGACCTGCTGATGAGCAAGGACGAGCTGAACCGCATCTGGGTGCTGCGCAAATTCATGGCCGACATGACCGCCTCGGAGGCCATGGAGTTCCTGAAGGACCGCATGAAAGGCACCAAGGACAACGAAGAGTTCCTGCTGTCGATGAACGGCTAA
- a CDS encoding DsbA family protein — MEQTPDLPELLYIFDPLCGWCYGMSPVVEQVQNEFAGRITVSVLSGGMVTGPNVGPIRHDWEYISAALEQVEKVAGVTFGEPFRQLGAEGSRIQDSEPPCRALTVFRQLDPYHQTASFAHALQQAYFLRGQDLNDPATYQVLAADFGLNVAEFSRRLALPETAQATRHEFAAVAKIGVQGFPTTILRVGNQGYLLARGFMPYDAFAASIEQALQQAAAEGNG, encoded by the coding sequence ATGGAACAAACTCCCGACTTGCCCGAGCTGCTCTACATTTTCGACCCGCTGTGCGGCTGGTGCTACGGCATGAGCCCGGTGGTGGAGCAGGTTCAAAACGAATTTGCCGGCCGAATCACGGTTTCGGTGCTGAGCGGCGGCATGGTGACGGGTCCGAACGTGGGGCCCATCCGCCACGACTGGGAGTACATCAGCGCGGCGCTGGAGCAGGTCGAGAAAGTGGCCGGCGTCACGTTCGGGGAGCCTTTCCGGCAACTCGGCGCCGAGGGCAGCCGCATCCAGGACTCGGAGCCGCCGTGCCGGGCCCTGACCGTATTCCGCCAGCTCGACCCCTACCACCAGACGGCCAGCTTTGCCCACGCCTTGCAGCAGGCCTACTTCCTCCGGGGCCAGGACCTCAACGACCCGGCCACGTACCAGGTACTGGCCGCCGACTTTGGGCTGAACGTGGCCGAGTTTTCGCGCCGGCTGGCGTTGCCCGAAACCGCCCAGGCGACCCGGCACGAGTTTGCCGCCGTGGCCAAAATCGGGGTGCAGGGCTTCCCGACGACCATTCTGCGGGTTGGTAACCAGGGCTACCTGCTGGCTCGTGGCTTCATGCCCTACGACGCGTTTGCCGCCAGCATCGAGCAGGCGCTCCAGCAGGCGGCGGCCGAAGGAAACGGCTAA
- a CDS encoding UbiA family prenyltransferase, giving the protein MLLAYRRALPLLRIPFSIYLMPVYWFGLSALRGPLDAARAVGVFVVLHLLAYPASNGYNSYYDRDEGSIGGLKRPPKVSEELIHLVWLFDVLAVGGAALLSPLFAALVAVYLLVSKAYSYEGIRLKKYPFLSTAVVVVFQGAFTFLMTQVGVGAAASTILEPTNLLLALVSTLFLCGSYPLTQVYQHQEDRQRGDQTLSLWLGLRGTFVFAAVGLLSGAVLMGVAYWLRGEVRNLLIFLVATGPVVFLFARWVWAVWRTPAAADYEHTMRMNQVSSLCLSMAFALMLLLTHL; this is encoded by the coding sequence ATGCTGCTTGCTTACCGCCGGGCGCTGCCGCTGCTGCGCATCCCCTTTTCCATCTACCTGATGCCCGTGTACTGGTTCGGGCTCAGCGCCCTGCGCGGCCCCCTTGACGCCGCGCGGGCCGTGGGCGTGTTCGTCGTGCTGCACCTGCTGGCCTACCCGGCATCCAACGGCTACAACTCCTACTACGACCGGGACGAAGGCAGCATCGGCGGACTGAAACGGCCCCCGAAAGTATCTGAGGAGCTGATTCACCTGGTCTGGCTGTTCGACGTGCTGGCCGTGGGCGGGGCGGCCCTGCTTTCCCCGCTTTTTGCCGCGCTGGTCGCCGTCTACCTACTGGTTTCCAAGGCCTACAGCTACGAGGGAATCCGGCTGAAGAAATACCCGTTTCTGAGCACGGCCGTGGTGGTGGTATTTCAGGGGGCCTTCACCTTCCTGATGACGCAGGTGGGCGTCGGAGCCGCTGCAAGTACGATTCTGGAACCCACGAATCTGCTGCTGGCCTTGGTCAGCACGCTGTTTCTGTGCGGCTCCTACCCACTCACGCAGGTGTACCAGCACCAGGAAGACCGGCAGCGCGGCGACCAGACGCTGAGTTTGTGGCTGGGCCTGCGGGGCACGTTCGTCTTTGCCGCCGTGGGGTTGCTGTCCGGGGCCGTGCTGATGGGCGTGGCCTACTGGCTACGGGGCGAAGTGCGTAACCTGCTGATATTCCTGGTGGCTACCGGCCCGGTGGTCTTTCTGTTTGCGCGCTGGGTCTGGGCCGTCTGGCGCACCCCCGCCGCCGCCGACTACGAGCACACCATGCGCATGAACCAGGTATCGTCGCTGTGTTTGAGCATGGCCTTTGCCCTGATGCTGCTTCTGACGCACTTGTAG
- a CDS encoding class I SAM-dependent methyltransferase — MRLRLQLFEFEDLPWFPAVIRAGMMDYLRFMISSLRTYQPIVPLLREALHATGQQRLVELGAGAGGGTEGVVLALRRYPELRKLRVTLTDLYPQPAAWQLLQQRNAPAIDFEPAPVNALAVPPALTGFRTIFSAFHHFPPAAAEAMLADAVRQNAGIGVFEGAGKHWLEILLAWTVLPVAQLLITPFIRPFSFSRLFFTYVVPLIPLFTIWDGTVSILRMYPPGQLLALAHRADPGQRFEWQAGKVRHRWGPEVTYLIGRPRPA, encoded by the coding sequence ATGCGCCTGCGCCTCCAGCTGTTCGAATTTGAAGACCTGCCCTGGTTTCCCGCCGTCATTCGGGCGGGCATGATGGACTACCTGCGCTTCATGATCAGCAGCCTGCGCACCTACCAGCCCATTGTGCCGCTGCTGCGGGAGGCGCTGCACGCCACCGGGCAGCAGCGGCTAGTGGAGCTGGGCGCCGGGGCCGGGGGCGGCACCGAGGGCGTCGTGCTGGCTTTGCGCCGGTATCCGGAGCTGCGGAAGCTGCGCGTCACGCTCACCGATTTGTATCCGCAGCCGGCCGCCTGGCAGCTGTTGCAGCAGCGCAATGCCCCGGCCATCGACTTCGAGCCCGCCCCGGTAAATGCCCTGGCCGTGCCACCCGCGCTAACGGGTTTTCGCACGATATTTTCGGCCTTTCACCACTTTCCGCCCGCCGCCGCCGAGGCCATGCTGGCCGACGCCGTGCGGCAGAACGCGGGCATCGGCGTATTTGAGGGCGCGGGCAAGCACTGGCTGGAAATCCTGCTGGCCTGGACGGTGCTGCCGGTGGCCCAGCTGCTGATTACGCCCTTTATCCGCCCGTTCAGCTTCAGCCGGCTGTTTTTCACTTACGTGGTGCCGCTGATTCCCTTGTTTACCATCTGGGACGGGACGGTGTCGATTCTGCGCATGTACCCGCCCGGGCAGCTGCTGGCCCTGGCCCACCGCGCCGACCCCGGGCAGCGCTTCGAGTGGCAGGCGGGCAAAGTGCGGCACCGCTGGGGTCCGGAGGTGACCTACCTGATTGGCCGGCCCCGCCCGGCGTAG
- a CDS encoding winged helix-turn-helix domain-containing protein, with protein MKHVIHTLNKAFDHRVRLGVMAVLLANDSVSFTELKEALDLTDGNLASHVAALEKAGYVEVSKQFLGKKPNTTYSASASGKQAFQEHLNALEKLLRG; from the coding sequence GTGAAGCACGTTATTCATACTCTCAACAAGGCATTTGACCACCGCGTGCGGCTGGGCGTCATGGCCGTGCTGCTGGCCAACGACTCGGTGAGCTTCACGGAGCTGAAGGAAGCCCTCGACCTGACCGACGGCAACCTGGCCAGCCACGTGGCGGCCCTGGAAAAAGCCGGCTACGTGGAGGTCAGCAAGCAGTTTCTGGGCAAGAAGCCGAATACGACGTACTCGGCCTCGGCCAGTGGCAAACAGGCGTTTCAGGAGCACTTGAATGCCCTGGAAAAATTGCTGCGCGGGTAG
- a CDS encoding DUF4153 domain-containing protein encodes MRFPLTSLQKLLLPLGALLFDFLFWQERAGLNMLLYTVFVLAASVATLPRQAGVLRSGYFRAAFLGAIFSGLMVAVYGSFAAYLACVASLALVLGYINQPHLKLVGYALLTALANQLRVVPVLARLLRAPRPVGANAQRIRFYGRLLVVPVVALGVFHGLFVLANPRYAEYSGRALEVLGEWLSALLPEISVPHLLFFLLGLTLTAGALLVVPVHFFADQESRFGEFVRRQRDRVASFAVRRPNFQPQAFRALDLRKEYLVALGLFGLVNALLLVVNLIDMQWIWFGFAPAPGFDLTQFVHEGTYVLILSILVAMGIVLWFFRRNLNFYAPGLRWLRVGATVWVAQNAVLAVSVALRNYYYILYTGLAYKRIGVYGFLLLTFFGLATILLKIWQRRSAYALVRLNALAAYAVLLLLAAGNWEIWMVRYNLQPRFRRVDYGFLLAMPDRVLPELAAHAASMPGRQLTIEGDGRWVAISWPEAQARLQQRLRAFEALEQRRHWQSWTYLDRQAYHAITTESTQTARATSAAASAIAHR; translated from the coding sequence ATGCGCTTTCCGCTTACTTCCCTGCAAAAACTCCTGCTGCCCCTGGGCGCGCTGCTCTTCGACTTTCTGTTTTGGCAGGAGCGGGCCGGCCTGAACATGCTGCTCTACACGGTATTCGTGCTGGCGGCCTCGGTGGCTACGCTGCCCCGGCAGGCCGGGGTGCTGCGCTCGGGCTACTTCCGGGCGGCGTTTCTGGGCGCCATTTTTAGCGGTCTGATGGTGGCGGTCTACGGCTCGTTTGCGGCCTATCTGGCCTGCGTGGCCTCACTGGCCCTGGTGCTGGGCTACATCAATCAGCCCCACCTGAAGCTGGTGGGCTACGCCCTGCTCACGGCCCTGGCCAACCAATTGCGGGTGGTGCCGGTGCTGGCCCGGCTGCTGCGGGCCCCGCGGCCGGTAGGAGCCAATGCGCAACGCATCCGGTTCTATGGCCGGCTGCTGGTGGTACCGGTCGTGGCCCTGGGCGTATTTCACGGCCTGTTTGTGTTGGCTAATCCGCGCTATGCGGAATACTCGGGGCGGGCCCTGGAGGTGCTGGGGGAGTGGCTGAGCGCCCTGCTGCCCGAAATATCGGTGCCCCACTTGCTGTTTTTTCTGCTGGGCCTCACGCTCACGGCCGGGGCGCTGCTGGTAGTGCCCGTGCATTTCTTCGCCGATCAGGAGTCACGCTTCGGGGAGTTTGTGCGGCGGCAGCGCGACCGGGTGGCTTCGTTTGCCGTGCGCCGGCCCAACTTTCAGCCCCAGGCGTTCCGGGCCCTCGATTTGCGCAAAGAATACCTGGTGGCCCTGGGCTTGTTTGGGCTGGTAAATGCCCTGCTGCTGGTCGTGAACCTTATCGACATGCAGTGGATCTGGTTTGGCTTTGCGCCCGCGCCCGGCTTCGACCTCACCCAGTTTGTGCACGAAGGCACCTACGTGCTGATTCTGAGCATTCTGGTGGCTATGGGCATCGTGCTCTGGTTTTTCCGCCGCAACCTGAACTTCTACGCCCCCGGCCTGCGGTGGCTGCGCGTCGGGGCCACGGTGTGGGTGGCGCAAAACGCGGTGCTGGCCGTGTCGGTGGCGCTGCGCAACTACTACTACATTCTCTACACGGGCCTGGCTTACAAGCGCATCGGGGTGTACGGCTTCCTGCTGCTGACTTTCTTCGGGCTGGCGACCATTCTGCTCAAAATCTGGCAGCGCCGCTCGGCCTACGCCCTGGTGCGCCTCAATGCCCTGGCCGCCTACGCGGTACTGCTGCTGCTGGCGGCCGGCAACTGGGAAATCTGGATGGTGCGCTACAACCTGCAGCCCCGCTTCCGGCGCGTCGACTACGGCTTTCTGCTGGCGATGCCCGACCGGGTGCTGCCCGAGCTGGCGGCCCACGCCGCCTCCATGCCCGGCCGCCAACTGACCATTGAAGGTGACGGGCGCTGGGTTGCTATTTCCTGGCCCGAGGCCCAGGCTCGGCTCCAGCAGCGCCTGCGAGCTTTCGAAGCCCTGGAGCAGCGCCGCCACTGGCAGAGCTGGACCTACCTCGACCGCCAGGCCTACCACGCTATTACCACCGAATCGACGCAGACGGCCCGGGCAACTTCCGCGGCGGCTTCTGCCATTGCTCACCGCTAA
- a CDS encoding ferritin-like domain-containing protein, protein MTFHDWAAYFRQNQSHLDQLSWDDTYRLTDREKRQVRHSLQHFQKGESSEGKHLYQRVKDFGDADYTAAIRLFIKEEQDHARVLGDYMEGQKIPRLRTHWLDEIFRGLRQWATLEHTIRVLLTAEIIAAVYYKALYQATFSGLLQQICRRIIQDEEMHINFQCFTLRHLEQGRAGLISWLIRLAYRGLMIGTTLVVWLTYHRTLRAGGFGLLAFADAVWDEFDRAQRLMTGAEPITIRGKKPEAAVRPAASTPCYATIPTFRALWTGE, encoded by the coding sequence ATGACTTTTCACGACTGGGCCGCGTATTTCCGCCAGAACCAAAGCCACCTCGACCAGCTCAGCTGGGATGACACCTACCGCCTCACCGACCGGGAAAAACGGCAGGTGCGCCACTCGCTCCAGCACTTCCAGAAGGGCGAAAGCTCGGAGGGCAAGCACCTCTACCAGCGCGTGAAGGACTTCGGCGACGCCGACTACACCGCTGCCATCCGCCTGTTCATCAAGGAAGAGCAGGACCACGCCCGCGTGCTGGGCGACTATATGGAAGGCCAGAAAATACCGCGCCTGCGCACCCATTGGCTCGACGAAATCTTCCGGGGGCTGCGCCAGTGGGCCACGCTGGAGCATACCATCCGGGTGCTGCTCACGGCCGAAATCATTGCCGCCGTGTACTACAAGGCCCTGTACCAGGCCACCTTCTCGGGCTTGCTCCAGCAGATCTGTCGCCGCATCATTCAGGATGAGGAGATGCACATCAACTTCCAGTGCTTCACGCTGCGCCACCTTGAGCAAGGCCGCGCCGGGCTTATCAGCTGGCTGATCCGGCTGGCTTACCGGGGGCTGATGATTGGCACCACGCTGGTGGTCTGGCTGACGTACCACCGCACCCTGCGCGCCGGGGGCTTCGGGCTGCTGGCCTTCGCCGATGCGGTGTGGGACGAGTTTGACCGCGCCCAGCGCCTGATGACCGGCGCCGAACCGATTACCATTCGGGGTAAAAAGCCCGAGGCGGCAGTCCGCCCGGCCGCCTCGACGCCGTGCTACGCTACCATTCCCACCTTCCGCGCCCTCTGGACCGGCGAGTAA
- a CDS encoding transglycosylase domain-containing protein has translation MSASEQPKTTRATQPPRRWPNIVSRAVWGLFVVGVGIFLLYPILVKSNFLFLFGKSPSLEEMENPKVEQASELYTADGVLIGKYFRENRSPVPFNQISPVLVKALIATEDIRYYEHSGIDLTALARAVAGGGRNGGGSTITQQLAKNLYKIRRGERGLLGHIPVVSTLISKTKEWLTAVELEKRYTKEEILRMYINTVEYGSQAFGIKVAAKTFFSTSPDSLKPEEAAMLVGMLNNPTAFNPRFHPEAALRRRNLVLERMGQAGVLPAKAIDSLQQEPIRLQYRVERHIDGPDTYFRGAVSQFVNKWCEANGYDMYRDGLKIYTTIDSRMQQHAEDAVQDRMKKLQQQFDRFWKNRGGNPWVDDTGKEIPGFIETQMKRTDQYKALAARYQGQPARLDSALHAKRPMKVFTWKGDGDTTLVLSPLDSLAYYKHFLHAGMMTMDPFTGHVKAWVGGINFRFFKYDHVKQGRRQAGSTFKPFVYLTALDNGYTPCDRIRDQRVTIKYVENGKDMEWQPDNVTREYTGINMTLRHAMARSVNSVTAQLTEKVGWDNVAKYAHKVGIKSPLLAVPSIGLGSGGDVSVYEMVDAYSTFVNSGFQSEPQFITRIEDRNGNVIKQFDPKQQRAIPSETAWLMLYMLRGGMDEPGGTSQALWEYDLWKKDNQIGGKTGTTSNYSDGWYMGVTKDLVTGVWVGGEDRSIHFYGSQQGEGGRMALPIFGTYMEKLYQDEDLDITMGPFPRPASKITKKYICVSESEPRRRRAEAVDTIATDNLLEQLNTQGAAVPDSLKL, from the coding sequence ATGTCCGCTTCCGAACAACCGAAAACAACCCGCGCTACCCAACCCCCGCGCCGCTGGCCCAATATCGTGTCGCGCGCCGTGTGGGGGCTGTTTGTGGTGGGCGTGGGCATTTTTCTGCTCTACCCGATTCTGGTAAAAAGCAATTTCCTGTTCCTGTTCGGCAAGTCGCCGAGCCTGGAGGAAATGGAAAACCCCAAGGTGGAGCAGGCCTCGGAGCTCTACACCGCCGACGGCGTACTGATCGGCAAATACTTCCGGGAAAACCGCTCCCCGGTGCCGTTCAACCAGATTTCGCCCGTGCTGGTCAAGGCCCTCATTGCCACCGAGGACATCCGCTACTACGAGCACTCGGGCATCGACCTGACGGCCTTGGCCCGGGCCGTAGCCGGCGGGGGCCGCAACGGCGGCGGCTCGACCATTACCCAGCAGCTGGCCAAAAACCTCTACAAAATCCGGCGCGGCGAGCGGGGCCTGCTCGGCCACATTCCCGTGGTCAGCACCCTGATCAGCAAAACCAAGGAGTGGCTCACGGCCGTGGAGCTGGAAAAGCGCTACACCAAGGAGGAAATTCTGCGGATGTACATCAACACCGTCGAATACGGCTCCCAGGCCTTTGGCATCAAGGTAGCCGCCAAAACCTTCTTCAGCACTTCCCCCGACAGCCTCAAGCCCGAAGAGGCGGCCATGCTGGTGGGCATGCTCAACAACCCCACGGCTTTCAACCCCCGCTTTCACCCCGAAGCCGCGCTGCGCCGCCGCAACCTGGTGCTGGAGCGCATGGGCCAGGCGGGCGTGCTGCCGGCTAAAGCCATTGATTCGCTGCAGCAGGAGCCCATTCGGCTGCAATACCGCGTCGAGCGCCACATCGACGGCCCCGACACGTATTTCCGGGGCGCGGTCAGCCAGTTCGTGAACAAGTGGTGCGAGGCCAACGGCTACGACATGTACCGCGACGGGCTGAAAATCTACACCACCATCGACTCGCGCATGCAGCAGCACGCCGAGGATGCCGTGCAGGACCGCATGAAAAAGCTGCAGCAGCAGTTCGACCGGTTCTGGAAAAACCGGGGCGGCAACCCCTGGGTCGATGATACCGGCAAGGAAATTCCGGGCTTCATCGAAACCCAGATGAAGCGCACCGACCAGTACAAAGCCCTGGCCGCGCGCTATCAGGGCCAGCCCGCCCGCCTCGACTCGGCTTTGCACGCCAAGCGGCCCATGAAGGTGTTTACCTGGAAAGGCGACGGCGACACCACCCTGGTGCTTTCCCCCCTCGATTCACTGGCCTACTACAAGCACTTCCTGCACGCGGGCATGATGACGATGGACCCCTTCACGGGCCACGTGAAAGCCTGGGTGGGCGGCATTAACTTCCGCTTCTTCAAGTACGACCACGTGAAGCAGGGCCGCCGCCAGGCCGGCTCCACCTTCAAGCCTTTCGTCTACCTCACCGCCCTCGACAACGGCTACACGCCCTGCGACCGAATCCGGGACCAGCGCGTGACCATCAAGTACGTGGAAAACGGCAAGGACATGGAGTGGCAGCCCGACAACGTAACCCGCGAGTATACCGGCATCAACATGACCCTGCGCCACGCTATGGCCCGCTCGGTGAACTCCGTGACGGCCCAGCTGACCGAGAAAGTGGGCTGGGACAACGTGGCCAAGTACGCCCACAAAGTCGGCATTAAAAGTCCACTGCTTGCGGTGCCCAGCATCGGCCTGGGCTCGGGCGGCGACGTGAGCGTGTACGAAATGGTGGATGCCTACAGCACCTTCGTCAACAGCGGCTTCCAGAGTGAGCCCCAGTTTATTACCCGCATCGAAGACCGCAACGGCAACGTCATCAAGCAGTTCGACCCCAAGCAGCAGCGCGCTATTCCTTCCGAAACGGCCTGGCTGATGCTCTACATGCTGCGCGGCGGCATGGACGAGCCCGGCGGCACCTCCCAGGCCCTGTGGGAGTACGACCTCTGGAAAAAAGACAATCAGATCGGCGGCAAAACCGGCACTACCAGCAACTACTCCGACGGCTGGTACATGGGAGTCACCAAAGACCTGGTAACCGGCGTCTGGGTAGGGGGCGAAGACCGCAGCATCCACTTCTACGGCTCCCAGCAGGGGGAAGGCGGCCGCATGGCCCTGCCCATCTTCGGCACCTACATGGAGAAGCTCTACCAGGACGAGGACCTCGATATTACCATGGGTCCCTTCCCGCGGCCAGCGTCCAAAATCACGAAAAAGTACATCTGCGTGTCGGAATCGGAGCCGCGCCGCCGCCGCGCCGAAGCCGTGGACACCATCGCCACCGACAACCTGCTGGAGCAGCTCAACACCCAAGGCGCGGCCGTGCCCGATAGTTTGAAGCTATAG
- a CDS encoding TIGR01777 family oxidoreductase, with product MSQKVLITGGTGLIGTRLAEMLIDAGYEVALLSRTPSQSRYRSFRWDPQHGTIDEAAVPYADHIINLAGSSVSEGKWTDERKRDIMTSRLGGTGLLVRELTKGQHHVRTFLSASAIGIYGDSADRVVNEETPPAPADDFLADVAHQWELAVQPVHDMGIRTVIIRIGIVLSTQGGALPPMARPIKLMAGAPLGSGKQYMSWIHLDDVCRLFMQALEEPQWEGVYNAVAPNPVTNKAFTEALAEVMHRPLVLPKVPAFGLKLVLGEMSEIILASQRVSAEKVLNAGFRFEYPDLKPALQSFYGEE from the coding sequence ATGTCCCAGAAAGTTCTCATAACCGGTGGCACGGGCCTGATTGGAACCCGCCTGGCCGAGATGCTCATTGATGCGGGCTACGAAGTGGCCCTGCTCAGCCGCACGCCCAGCCAGAGCCGCTACCGGAGTTTCCGCTGGGACCCGCAGCACGGCACTATCGATGAGGCGGCCGTGCCCTACGCCGACCACATCATCAACCTGGCGGGCTCCAGCGTATCGGAGGGCAAGTGGACCGATGAGCGCAAGCGCGACATTATGACCAGCCGCCTGGGTGGCACCGGCCTGCTGGTGCGCGAGCTGACGAAAGGCCAGCACCACGTGCGCACGTTTCTGTCGGCCTCGGCCATCGGTATCTACGGCGACAGTGCCGACCGGGTGGTGAACGAAGAAACGCCCCCGGCCCCGGCCGATGACTTCCTGGCCGATGTAGCCCACCAGTGGGAGCTGGCCGTGCAGCCCGTGCACGACATGGGCATCCGCACCGTGATTATCCGCATCGGCATCGTGCTCAGCACCCAGGGCGGCGCGCTGCCCCCGATGGCGCGCCCCATCAAGCTCATGGCCGGGGCCCCGCTGGGCTCGGGCAAGCAGTACATGTCCTGGATTCACCTCGACGACGTGTGCCGGCTGTTTATGCAGGCCCTGGAAGAGCCGCAGTGGGAAGGCGTCTACAATGCCGTGGCGCCCAACCCGGTTACGAACAAGGCTTTTACCGAAGCCCTGGCCGAGGTGATGCACCGGCCGCTGGTGCTGCCTAAGGTGCCGGCCTTCGGCCTGAAGCTGGTGCTGGGCGAGATGAGCGAAATTATTCTGGCCTCGCAGCGGGTAAGCGCCGAGAAAGTGTTGAATGCCGGTTTCCGCTTTGAGTATCCGGATCTGAAACCGGCGCTGCAGTCGTTTTACGGGGAGGAGTAG